In Tenacibaculum pacificus, a single window of DNA contains:
- the porT gene encoding type IX secretion/gliding motility protein PorT/SprT: MLKKTLLFGFFGFFTICFQAQTEKILNLPSFDKDIFHYGFYLGVNNNGYKIGYKPSSFNNAEVEVSSAVGFNVGLIADLKLHENLNLRFEPGLMSNTKTLFFKHIPGTENVNTREVGATYLHLPLILKMSTNRLNNIRPYVLGGVSYDYNFSSNQKNGDDNSVGEFRTTTNNLMYEVGIGIDFYLNYFKFSPSIRGVFAINNEIIPDNNSPSQWTDPIDYLGTRGVFLHLSFE, from the coding sequence ATGTTAAAAAAAACTTTACTTTTCGGATTTTTCGGATTTTTCACAATCTGCTTTCAGGCACAAACTGAAAAAATATTAAACCTTCCTAGTTTTGATAAAGATATTTTTCATTATGGTTTTTACTTAGGAGTAAACAATAATGGATATAAAATAGGTTACAAACCTAGTTCTTTTAATAATGCTGAAGTAGAAGTATCAAGTGCTGTAGGATTTAACGTTGGTTTAATTGCAGATTTAAAATTACATGAGAATCTGAATTTAAGGTTTGAACCAGGATTAATGTCGAATACAAAAACATTGTTTTTTAAACACATTCCTGGAACAGAAAATGTAAATACTAGAGAAGTAGGTGCTACTTACTTACACTTGCCTTTAATACTAAAAATGAGTACAAATAGGCTTAACAACATACGTCCTTATGTACTAGGAGGAGTATCATATGATTATAATTTTTCTAGTAATCAGAAAAATGGCGATGATAATTCTGTTGGTGAGTTTAGAACTACAACAAATAATTTAATGTATGAAGTAGGTATTGGAATCGATTTTTATTTAAATTACTTTAAATTTTCTCCTTCTATTAGAGGTGTCTTTGCTATTAATAATGAAATTATACCAGATAATAATAGTCCAAGTCAATGGACTGATCCTATAGATTATTTAGGTACACGGGGAGTATTTTTGCACCTATCTTTTGAATAA
- the ubiE gene encoding bifunctional demethylmenaquinone methyltransferase/2-methoxy-6-polyprenyl-1,4-benzoquinol methylase UbiE: protein MSKTIKPYKDSELGKKEQVAKMFDNISEDYDGLNRVISLGIDVSWRKKVVKLVGENNPKQILDIATGTGDLALMMAGLNPDKIVGLDISAGMLEVGKYKIAKANLTDKIEMIVGDSENMPFENNTFDAITVSFGVRNFENLDKGLTEIYRILKPGGKFVVLETSNPTKFPFKQGYKFHTNVLLPIIGKMFSKDKVAYSYLSESANSFPFGEAFNNILQKNGFKNVNNIPVTFGVASIYTAFK from the coding sequence ATGTCTAAAACAATCAAACCATACAAAGATTCTGAGCTAGGAAAGAAAGAACAAGTAGCTAAAATGTTTGACAATATTTCTGAAGATTATGACGGGTTAAATCGTGTAATCTCTTTAGGAATTGATGTTAGTTGGCGAAAAAAAGTAGTAAAATTAGTTGGAGAAAATAATCCGAAACAAATTTTAGATATTGCTACCGGTACTGGTGATTTAGCCTTAATGATGGCAGGTTTAAATCCTGATAAAATTGTAGGTTTAGATATTTCTGCGGGAATGTTAGAAGTTGGTAAGTACAAAATTGCCAAAGCTAATTTAACCGATAAAATAGAAATGATTGTAGGCGATAGCGAAAATATGCCTTTTGAAAACAATACTTTTGATGCAATAACAGTTTCTTTTGGAGTAAGAAATTTTGAAAATCTAGATAAAGGTTTAACTGAAATATATCGTATTTTAAAACCTGGTGGTAAGTTTGTAGTCTTAGAAACCTCTAACCCTACTAAGTTTCCTTTCAAACAAGGTTATAAATTTCATACAAATGTTTTACTTCCTATTATTGGTAAAATGTTTTCAAAAGATAAAGTTGCATATTCTTATTTATCAGAAAGTGCAAATTCTTTTCCTTTTGGTGAAGCCTTTAACAATATTTTACAGAAAAATGGGTTTAAGAATGTAAATAATATACCTGTAACTTTTGGAGTTGCATCAATTTACACCGCTTTTAAATAG
- a CDS encoding mechanosensitive ion channel family protein, with amino-acid sequence MNILEVILEPFNEVFKNIIDSLPTALGFVGFVILTWLIIKFLLYVVRKGLAKTKIDEWSKKLSKTEIFGNSTINIVLTNIILAVLKWFLILTFVMAGSNIFGLEIVSEGIKSFFTYLPKLLTAIGIFIAGVYLGTIVKKATQTMFKSLDISGGNLIGNIAFYLIVVFLTITALDQAGVDTSVIKSNLTLLIGSILLAFTLAFGFGAKEVVVRLLYGYYSRKNVSIGKKVIIGDVKGVVTAIDNICLVVTTSEGKVVFPIKDIVDSKIIVEN; translated from the coding sequence ATGAATATATTAGAAGTTATTTTAGAACCTTTTAATGAGGTTTTTAAAAATATTATTGATTCGTTACCAACAGCTTTAGGGTTTGTTGGTTTTGTGATTTTAACATGGTTAATTATTAAGTTTTTATTATATGTTGTAAGAAAAGGTTTAGCTAAAACAAAGATTGATGAATGGTCTAAAAAATTAAGTAAAACAGAAATTTTTGGAAACTCTACTATAAATATTGTATTAACTAATATAATACTTGCAGTTTTAAAATGGTTTTTAATACTAACATTTGTAATGGCTGGTTCAAATATTTTTGGGCTAGAAATTGTATCAGAAGGAATTAAAAGTTTTTTTACATACTTACCTAAACTATTAACAGCTATTGGTATTTTTATAGCAGGAGTTTATTTAGGTACTATTGTTAAAAAAGCAACTCAAACAATGTTTAAGTCTTTAGATATTTCCGGAGGTAATTTAATAGGAAACATTGCTTTTTATTTGATAGTAGTTTTTTTAACAATAACAGCATTAGATCAAGCAGGAGTTGATACTTCAGTAATAAAGAGTAATTTAACTTTATTAATAGGTTCTATTCTTTTAGCTTTTACTTTAGCTTTTGGCTTTGGTGCAAAAGAAGTAGTGGTAAGGTTACTTTATGGGTATTATTCAAGAAAGAATGTTAGTATTGGTAAAAAAGTTATAATAGGAGACGTTAAAGGTGTTGTTACAGCAATAGATAATATATGTTTAGTTGTTACAACTAGTGAAGGAAAAGTAGTCTTTCCTATTAAAGATATAGTAGACAGTAAAATAATTGTTGAAAATTAA
- a CDS encoding RNA polymerase sigma factor produces the protein MKSIDITTLTDEELVSKIVEKNDSHLFAVLYDRYAGVVYNKCYGFSKNKEEAQDLTHDVFIRLFVKLRTFKGKSKFSTWLYSFTYNFCVNYVQRNKEKKKEKVTVVTDQIKEDSDEDEIDDAELFELKADKLAKALEIIAAPEKMILLMKYQDDMSIKEISEALGLGDSAVKMRLKRAKEKVIKTYNTL, from the coding sequence TTGAAAAGTATTGATATTACAACATTAACTGATGAAGAGTTAGTTAGTAAAATAGTAGAAAAAAATGATAGTCATTTATTCGCAGTTTTATATGACCGTTATGCTGGAGTTGTGTATAATAAATGTTATGGTTTTTCTAAAAATAAAGAAGAAGCACAAGATTTAACACACGACGTTTTTATTCGTTTATTTGTGAAGTTAAGAACCTTTAAGGGGAAATCTAAATTTTCTACCTGGTTGTATTCTTTTACTTATAATTTTTGTGTAAATTATGTGCAAAGAAATAAAGAAAAGAAAAAAGAAAAAGTAACTGTTGTAACCGATCAAATTAAAGAAGATAGTGATGAAGATGAAATTGATGACGCAGAACTATTTGAATTAAAAGCTGATAAATTAGCAAAAGCACTTGAAATTATTGCTGCTCCTGAAAAAATGATTTTATTAATGAAATATCAAGATGATATGAGTATTAAAGAAATTTCAGAAGCATTAGGTTTAGGTGATAGTGCTGTAAAAATGCGCTTAAAAAGAGCAAAAGAAAAAGTTATAAAAACATATAACACACTGTAA